One Fundulus heteroclitus isolate FHET01 chromosome 1, MU-UCD_Fhet_4.1, whole genome shotgun sequence genomic window carries:
- the LOC105931815 gene encoding uncharacterized protein LOC105931815 isoform X2 — protein sequence MSTEASPPDAETHGRHLPTMPDSEDSEQETSQVEPPVTSWSELSIIERVGLNSVDMTEKDLETAFSQIALAFRCDQYTLKQRLQSEEHARNLAEENVHLELSRGRETLETLKGLCLDSKRSSILQRLELSLDILGGTVERISSTAEVLGAVHQEARVSRAVELMVAHVESLRRRHDRNLAELEEAKKTLQEQQQLSASRHSIITRIFPDPESDRRRRNSNQSVLLRRVSASIISSPTQEKRKRDSRKRTFSWKKQSPPLLSPSLSFDSSSLVFTREDSLPMDERQPDTDPPEDPPADLSAPSPESPPTEEVAPSNEQNKSLSLDSQRQRQRAKPAVLNKGKGRKAPLIQRQISIGTYGSPCKQDPLAVRLHRCQWARICANLLVLSCVVMLTCVMWKLHEGESEP from the exons ATGAGCACGGAG GCCTCTCCCCCTGACGCCGAGACACACGGGCGCCACTTACCCACCATGCCTGACAGCGAGGACAGTGAGCAAG AAACCAGCCAGGTGGAGCCGCCGGTGACCAGCTGGAGCGAGCTGTCCATCATAGAGCGCGTGGGCCTCAACAG CGTGGACATGACAGAAAAGGACTTGGAG ACGGCCTTCTCTCAGATCGCCCTGGCCTTCCGCTGCGATCAGTACACCCTGAAGCAGAGGCTGCAGTCAGAGGAGCACGCGCGCAACCTGGCGGAGGAGAACGTCCACCTGGAGCTCAGCCGAGGCAGGGAGACCCTGGAG ACACTGAAGGGCCTGTGTTTGGACAGCAAGCGCAGCAGCATCCTGCAGAGGCTGGAGCTCTCCCTGGACATCCTCGGTGGCACCGTCGAGCGGATCTCCAGCACGGCAGAGGTGCTTGGTGCCGTCCACCAG GAGGCTCGGGTGAGTCGCGCTGTGGAGCTCATGGTGGCTCACGTGGAGAGTCTGCGGAGGCGGCATGACAGGAATCTAGCGGAGCTGGAGGAAGCTAAAAAGAcgctgcaggagcagcagcagctcagcgccAGCAGACACAGCATTATTACCAGAATCTTCCCAG ATCCAGAAAGTGATAGGAGGAGGAGAAACTCCAATCAG AGCGTCTTACTGCGGAGAGTCAGCGCATCGATCATCTCTAGCCCCACTCAG GAGAAGAGAAAGCGAGATTCAAGGAAGAGGACTTTCTCCTGGAAGAAGCAGTCTCCTCCGCTCTTGTCTCCGTCGCTGAGCTTTGATTCTAGCAGCTTGGTCTTTACTCGAGAGGACAGCCTCCCAATGGATGAAAG GCAACCAGACACAGATCCACCAGAAGATCCTCCTGCGGACCTTTCTGCTCCCAGCCCAGAGAGCCCACCGACAGAGGAAGTGGCTCCCTCAAATGAGCAGAACAAAAG CCTCTCCCTGGACTCCCAGCGACAAAGACAGAGAGCCAAACCCGCCGTATTAAACAAAGGGAAGGGACGAAAGGCTCCACTTATCCAGAGACAAATCTCCATAGGCAC GTATGGGTCTCCGTGTAAGCAGGATCCTCTGGCGGTCCGGCTGCATCGCTGCCAATGGGCGCGCATCTGCGCCAACCTGCTGGTGCTGTCCTGCGTGGTGATGCTGACCTGCGTCATGTGGAAACTTCACGAAGGAGAGTCTGAGCCATGA
- the LOC105931815 gene encoding uncharacterized protein LOC105931815 isoform X1 codes for MSTEASPPDAETHGRHLPTMPDSEDSEQETSQVEPPVTSWSELSIIERVGLNSVDMTEKDLETAFSQIALAFRCDQYTLKQRLQSEEHARNLAEENVHLELSRGRETLETLKGLCLDSKRSSILQRLELSLDILGGTVERISSTAEVLGAVHQEARVSRAVELMVAHVESLRRRHDRNLAELEEAKKTLQEQQQLSASRHSIITRIFPADPESDRRRRNSNQSVLLRRVSASIISSPTQEKRKRDSRKRTFSWKKQSPPLLSPSLSFDSSSLVFTREDSLPMDERQPDTDPPEDPPADLSAPSPESPPTEEVAPSNEQNKSLSLDSQRQRQRAKPAVLNKGKGRKAPLIQRQISIGTYGSPCKQDPLAVRLHRCQWARICANLLVLSCVVMLTCVMWKLHEGESEP; via the exons ATGAGCACGGAG GCCTCTCCCCCTGACGCCGAGACACACGGGCGCCACTTACCCACCATGCCTGACAGCGAGGACAGTGAGCAAG AAACCAGCCAGGTGGAGCCGCCGGTGACCAGCTGGAGCGAGCTGTCCATCATAGAGCGCGTGGGCCTCAACAG CGTGGACATGACAGAAAAGGACTTGGAG ACGGCCTTCTCTCAGATCGCCCTGGCCTTCCGCTGCGATCAGTACACCCTGAAGCAGAGGCTGCAGTCAGAGGAGCACGCGCGCAACCTGGCGGAGGAGAACGTCCACCTGGAGCTCAGCCGAGGCAGGGAGACCCTGGAG ACACTGAAGGGCCTGTGTTTGGACAGCAAGCGCAGCAGCATCCTGCAGAGGCTGGAGCTCTCCCTGGACATCCTCGGTGGCACCGTCGAGCGGATCTCCAGCACGGCAGAGGTGCTTGGTGCCGTCCACCAG GAGGCTCGGGTGAGTCGCGCTGTGGAGCTCATGGTGGCTCACGTGGAGAGTCTGCGGAGGCGGCATGACAGGAATCTAGCGGAGCTGGAGGAAGCTAAAAAGAcgctgcaggagcagcagcagctcagcgccAGCAGACACAGCATTATTACCAGAATCTTCCCAG CAGATCCAGAAAGTGATAGGAGGAGGAGAAACTCCAATCAG AGCGTCTTACTGCGGAGAGTCAGCGCATCGATCATCTCTAGCCCCACTCAG GAGAAGAGAAAGCGAGATTCAAGGAAGAGGACTTTCTCCTGGAAGAAGCAGTCTCCTCCGCTCTTGTCTCCGTCGCTGAGCTTTGATTCTAGCAGCTTGGTCTTTACTCGAGAGGACAGCCTCCCAATGGATGAAAG GCAACCAGACACAGATCCACCAGAAGATCCTCCTGCGGACCTTTCTGCTCCCAGCCCAGAGAGCCCACCGACAGAGGAAGTGGCTCCCTCAAATGAGCAGAACAAAAG CCTCTCCCTGGACTCCCAGCGACAAAGACAGAGAGCCAAACCCGCCGTATTAAACAAAGGGAAGGGACGAAAGGCTCCACTTATCCAGAGACAAATCTCCATAGGCAC GTATGGGTCTCCGTGTAAGCAGGATCCTCTGGCGGTCCGGCTGCATCGCTGCCAATGGGCGCGCATCTGCGCCAACCTGCTGGTGCTGTCCTGCGTGGTGATGCTGACCTGCGTCATGTGGAAACTTCACGAAGGAGAGTCTGAGCCATGA